The DNA segment ccAATTGGTCTATAAACAATCAACTTAGTATTAAATTATGCTATCTtaatttttgctttattttttttgattgaCTAGAAATATTTCGTGAatgtcttttattttattggttggaATGAAAATTCATTAATGCTATATGCCAAgagtttatattttgatttttgaaaataacgattattaataattatgtagataaaaaaatcttaagatAATGCAAATAAAATCGTCAGATAATTCTCACATGTAAAATCatctatttaatattttacaatgtaaaataaattatgtttttaacattttagaaAAAACTCCAGGTATAATAATGGTGAACATGAGATTAGAACCAGACTGGTTCAACCAGTAAACATCTCCTAAGTTTTGCATTCATATTTCGagcattgaaaaaaaaataacaaaaaaagttttttgaCTGAAACTTTCAAAGTAGCAAACGACCCTAATTAAAGCTCTTGACGAACTACTAAATTATACGTAGCAGAAAAGAATTCTTATTATTATCTTTGGGGTATGTTCTATCCCCTCTTATTGCAGAACCTAATTAGCTCCACGGTTAAACTTGTGTTTCTTCACGAACCAATTAAACTCTCTGGTAAAAGCAATCTCCTTCATGTGACGTATGACATAACACCGAGCCTTCATCGGGGAGGGTTTTCTCACGGATCGTCTTTCGAGATTTCCAAAATATCAAGCGCATTCCCAATGTTAAGTGAAGACATAAGTTGGTACCTACATAACTCGTAATAAGGGAACTGCTGTCCAAATTAGCTGCAACGAAAACGACCTTGCATGTCTTCAAATTCTCGGAGTACTGTATGGAATTTTCAAACGGTCACATGAAATGATAAAACCTCTAGCGGTCATGGTTCATTCTCGTTAGAGAATGATCGTCTCAGTCTCTTTATNNNNNNNNNNNNNNNNNNNNNNNNNNNNNNNNNNNNNNNNNNNNNNNNNNNNNNNNNNNNNNNNNNNNNNNNNNNNNNNNNNNNNNNNNNNNNNNNNNNNTAGTACCGGGACATTGCATGTTTCTTCAGCTTCTCGGAAGGCATTGCAATCTCCAGCGTAACAAAACTCGACAAAAACCTCTAACTCTTTACGTTTAAGATCGGAGAGAGTTATTGTCTCGTGAACAGTCCAGTTCTTTATTTTGTCAGATTCAAACATGGTCGCAAACACCTTTGATCTTGCTGCCTATAATATCATCAAAAATTCGTTGGTCGTACGTTTAAATAAGAATGAAGATTTAAGATATTCACATACCAGAATAATTTTGTGGGCGGCGATGAGTTCGTCACCATCATTGTTGTGGCCGGGCTTGAGCCATACATCGACTCCCCATTGTTCTTTGAAAACTTTCACTAGTCCATGGACGAAAACTTCTAAGTTTGTTTGCGTTGTCATGTCCTTTGTTTTTGCAGACAAGCaatcaacaaaaactctctaTATACGTATATGAATAGAGTTTCATTTATCTACAAGGTTTTGGAAATAAGAATCCTAATTAATAGGAAAACTAGACAAGTTGAATAAACTGTTGTTATTGGTAGCAATAACTAATTGATAATCATCAGATAATTTATAACCGgttattctcttctttttttttgtgaaaatttgtattttgtagACTCATCCATTGTTATCAAtgattagaaaatatattatttaatcaattttttccAATTGGTCTATAAACAATCAACTTAGTATTAAATTATGCTATCTtaatttttgctttattttttttgattgaCTAGAAATATTTCGTGAatgtcttttattttattggttggaATGAAAATTCATTAATGCTATATGCCAAgagtttatattttgatttttgaaaataacgatttattaataattatgtagattaaaaaaaatcttaagatAATGCAAATAAAATCGTCAGATGAATTCTCACATGTAAAATCatctatttaatattttacaatgtaaaataaattatgttttaaaattttagaaaaaactcCAGGTATAAATAATGGTGAACATGAGATTAGAACCAGACTGGTTCAACCAGTAAACATCTCCTAAGTTTTGCATTCATATTTCGagcattgaaaaaaaaattaacaaaaaaagttttttgactgaaactttcaaaggtagcaaacGACCCTCATTAAAGCTCTTGACGACTAAATTATACGTAGCAGACAAGTAAATTCTTATTCTTATCTTTTGGGGTATGTTCTATCCCCTCTTATTGCAAGAACCCTAATTAGCTCCACGGTTAAACTTGTGTTTCTCTTCACGAACCAATTAAACTCTCTGGTAAAAGCAATCTCCTTCATGTGACGTATGACATAACACCGAGCTTCATCGTGGAGGGTTTTCTCACGAGGATCGTCTTTCGAGATTTCCAAAATATCAAGAGCATTCCCAATGTTAAGTGAAGACATAAGTTGGTACCTACATAGATCTCGTAATAAGGGAATGCTGTACAAATTAGCTGCAAAGTATAACGACCTTGCATGCTTCTTCAACTTCTCGGAGTACTGTATGGAATTTCCAACGTACATGAACTCGATAAAAACCTCTAGCGCTTCATGGTTCATTCCGTAGAGAATGATCGTCTCAGTCTCTTTACCATCACCATCAAAAAGCTCTCTGAGTTCGTCTGATCTTGCTCCCTATGATATATCATTAAATCGGTTAGCCATAAAATTGGGCGACGTTTTTTTTGCATGCTACACTAATAATTGAAAGTTACATACCAAAATAACTTTATTGGCGGGGATAGGATCTTCGTGATCATCCTCGCCAGCGAAACACAGTACATCGGGGTGCCATTGTTCTTTAAAGATCTTCGCTAGACCATCATGGAAAAGATCCATGTTTCTTTGCTGATCGGCCATAGCTTTAGTTTCTTAAGAAAACAAGCAGACGATTGAGAGAGAATAAAACAAATAGGTTTAAATTTAGTTAGGCAATAGTATGATCAAAGAAAACTCGAGTAGATCACCATTATATAAATAGAGACAGTTTGCTAATCCTAAGTAGGAATGTTAATCCCTTACAAAACGAAATAGAATGGTCCAATTGggttctcttttctttctataaTGGACCAATTGAGGTTGGGTTCTCTTTACTTTCTCTAACGGGCCAATTGGGGGCCATAACCATTTTTCGTAATAGAACTTTTGAGAATTCTTGAAAAAATGTCTTTGAAAACGAGGACGTCCATGTTCCGTACCACAAACCCTAGAGCAGCTTCCTTCAGCGTCTTGCTCGAACCAAGATCCGAGACATCAAGAACACTAGTGGTTTCCAAGGAACTAAGCATATGTTTCTCGCCGAACTCTTACAAGTAATGAATCGTGTACCTATCAGCTGCAACAAACAAAGTATATACATGTTTCTCCAACTTGTCTGAAGCAATGTGCCGGTGTATAGAAACTCCACCCAAGAGAGCTTGAAGTTCCTCTGACTTTAGTTCTTGGAGCGTTATCGCGTATTCTGTGGCGGTTTTGTATTCGTCTGAATCTAGAATTTTCTTGAAGATCACTGATTATATAAACACAAAGgacaaaatattatcatatagAGTCGAATAAGTAAGTCTCGATTGAAAAATAACTTTGAACGGTTgcattattttatgttttacatgttacaaatttcttttattcttcttttataaattaattttaagaaaatcgaTACAGTATAtcgatttttaatttaaaacaaccACATAAAACgaagtaatttatttttagaaaaactctataaattatgGTTTCATGTGAATGGAACATAATGTAGAAAAGAACCACAAACCCCAAAAAGGAAAATATTCgccatatttatatataagaaaataaagtaGAGATCAGTAAATTTACCAACAAAAGCTGTATGTGCATGTATCGTCCGTCATCGCCGGGGTATAAAAAGTATATCAGCATGAAGCCTTTCTTTGAATCCCGAAACAAAGCTGCTGAAGAAAACTATTCTCTTCTTCTGCTCGTCTtcaatttcttttatattttccatCTACTTGATCACCTTCTCAAGTGGTTGCGACtggaatataataaaaattcatGTAATATAATTGACATATAAAAACTTTGACAGGCAGCTTACTGAAAACCTAAGTGAGCGTACATAATGAAGTACCTCACAAGAAAACAAAGGAGAAGAAAGAGCGGAGCCATTGTTGAAGGTGGACTTATCGGTCAATTTGCCATTATCTTCTTTCGAGCCATCAAGCTTCTTGAGCAGTGCGATAGTGGTTCGAGCACCTTCGTAGCATGATCCGCATATCGTGTTCCTCGGTGGTCGTAAAATAGATGGCATTGTTGTACAAATTGAACCATCCAATTTCTTGGTTTTccagttttattttgtttttgtctatCTTGCAGATTTTTGGAGTAAACTTGAGGATATGAAGAAGCTCGACAAGGGAAGATGATGGACGAGCAGTTTCTTGCTTTCAACTCAAGTTGTTAATTTATTGTTCAAGAGTTGGTAACAGATGGTTACGTTCTTGaacatttttatatacaattttcgTTTATAATCAACTCCATG comes from the Brassica napus cultivar Da-Ae chromosome A7, Da-Ae, whole genome shotgun sequence genome and includes:
- the LOC106355534 gene encoding putative BTB/POZ domain-containing protein At2g40440 yields the protein MADQQRNMDLFHDGLAKIFKEQWHPDVLCFAGEDDHEDPIPANKVILGARSDELRELFDGDGKETETIILYGMNHEALEVFIEFMYVGNSIQYSEKLKKHARSLYFAANLYSIPLLRDLCRYQLMSSLNIGNALDILEISKDDPREKTLHDEARCYVIRHMKEIAFTREFNWFVKRNTSLTVELIRVLAIRGDRTYPKR
- the LOC106412970 gene encoding BTB/POZ domain-containing protein At3g56230-like; amino-acid sequence: MPSILRPPRNTICGSCYEGARTTIALLKKLDGSKEDNGKLTDKSTFNNGSALSSPLFSLIFKKILDSDEYKTATEYAITLQELKSEELQALLGGVSIHRHIASDKLEKHVYTLFVAADRYTIHYL